In the genome of Dromiciops gliroides isolate mDroGli1 chromosome 1, mDroGli1.pri, whole genome shotgun sequence, the window gggaaaccactccagtatcttagccaagaaaaccccagagacaGTACTGATGtgatatggtccacagggtcacgaaGAGCCAGAAACGactaaacaaatgaataacaacaatccAAGATACAGAGACAATTAATAGATATAAGAccaagtggtcaaaggataggaacaaatagttctcaaaagaactgaaaacaagaacatgtatgaaaaaatgcttcaaatcattaagatacatgtatataaaaacaACCTGAGATTTCATCTCAGTCCTAACAAAAGATAggaacagtcaatgttggaggggttatggAGGGGTTATGGAATGATAGGCATGCTTACATTGGACATCAATACAACcactctggaaaataatttggaactatgataacactcaccaaaatgtccatacccttttacccagagatttcactgctaggcatataccccaaagaggtcaacaataagaagaaagtttccattatacaccaaaatatttatgatagCACATTTTGTGGTAATaatgaactggaaataaaatagatgctcttcaattagggaatggttaaacaaattgtgatatataaatgtaatggaatattactaagatataagaaataatggatatgttaaacacagagaagcatggagagaAAATGAAGCAATGTGAAGTATGCAAAGTCTAGAAAACAGTAAcgatatatatataattacaacaatgtaaactgAAAAAACAACCATAAACAACCGAAAGTGAATTCTGTAAAATTACAAAAATAGtaccaaaaaaagagatataagacAACATTGCTCCCTCACTCCATAGGATTGATGGGAATTCATGGGTATGAAAAAGGgcatgttttcttattttttcaatgcATTTACCAGTTTTActaattgttttttctcttcttcctctttcaaaaatattctttgtcTTATGAAATGGCTCTCTCTAGGATGGAAATAGGAGGGGTACAGGAGGATGTTTAGTCAATATTAAAACAGAAAACAtcagtaattaataataaaacaaaaaaagatatctagccattcatttatctatccatctctccacCAATGAGCTTTCTATAACAAGATGGAAGGAGTTGTTGTTGCTAGCCCTGAATTCCAAATTTCTAGCCAATCATACTGTCCTATGATACATCTGACTTTGTAACCAAAAAGATTATTTTCCCCATCTACAATGCTGCcttctattttttggggggggagggtgttctTCCTTTTGTCCATAAAAATGATCTGTCTGCTCTCATTTGAGGTCTTTTGGCTTGTTGAGGAGTTAAAGACCCCCTTTAAATTGAAAGTGCTCTAAACTTTGTGCCTTGGTTTACCTTAGTTTCCCCCCACAATATTCCCTAATGAACTTTCAATATCCCTTCATTTAGGATAAAATATCAACTCCTTTGTTTGGAAGTTAAAACCCTTTAGAATCTGGaaccaacctacctttccagcattattatatattatttacctTCTACCATGCTACTGTTCAGCCAAACTTGTCCTCCTACTGTTCttcacacttgacactttgtctactctgtgtctttgcactgtTTGTCCCCCATGTCTAGAAGAGTAtttctccccccttctctttaCTGTTTGGAACCcataatttctttcaaaattcagtTGAGGTAGCACctttctttcctgatttcctcctcTTAGCTACTAGTACCTTCCTCAACATATATGCACATCTTCCCCAGAAAACAAACTTTAAATACGtatataattttttcccaattacatgtaaagacgtttttaacattctttttttttaattttgagttccaaattttctctctactTCCTGAGACAGTacacaatttgatataggttatacaagaacaaactttttaagggcaggtattatttcattattgtctGTATCCTAACTGACCAGCACAGAATTGGTACCTAATAAATACTAGATGATTCATAATCCAGGTACATAAAATACAGATAGGGCTCATTTAGCAGAACTCCATTAATTcaagagaaaagtagaaaaaaaaacagcaaacgGGTTATCTTAGATGCAAAGTTATAATACCCATCAAGCTGGTAGTAGGCAGAGCCGACTACTAAAGATCACAGTGATAAAAGGTTTAAGGCAAAAAGCCTGAACAATACTTTTGTCATCAGACTATGAATTCTTTGAAAGAaaagactgttttttgcctcagCTGATTTACCTggtacatagaaggcacttaacaaatgctagcTAACTGACAAGATGAGCTGTCCTAAGCAAAAAACCATTTAACATTTCTCCATATCTTCTGAAAACTTATACTTattcttaattccttttttattatttttaaggaaagtTTAATAATCCTAAATATTACATTTCTCCAAAAATGACAGGGAAACTCCTCAAATGAGAAAGAATAATTTACCTGGATGACTATCTGGCCACTTGGCAAATCCACCTACAAGGCGATCTTGAGTTGATAAgatataatttctgtttttctcaAAGTTTGTATACTGGAATATTTTCAGCAGCTGAAATGAGATCACAGAAAGGACATTTACTTATAGacaacagtttaagaaactatTTTGGTGCAAAATTCACTTTCTTACTATTTAAACAAGTTTCCTCCAGTTTTGTAGTTCTGAAAAATTAAGGGGCCAAGAGAACTTACATTAGAACAAATCTGGATTGTAGTTAAGACTTAAGCACTAAAAATCCTTGAAATCAGGAGAAACCCCTTGAAGCTTgataggaaaataatactttatttgaAGATTATCCAAGATAGTATGCAAGTTAATAACATAAATATCAATAAGTTCAAGAAAGTTCTAGAGAAACTAATTCATGAATAAAGCAACAATATATCATTAAGGCAAGATAAAGTACACCTTTAAAGGTTGATAGCACAAGGAGCCAAAGAGACTTTCTCATATTACCTTACTTCCACTGGTGCAATTGTCAAAGACAAAACACTTGGCTGATTGTCACAgtttgatgaaattatttatttcttatttctgacagttaattattattcctttttttgtttagtCTAGACTAGGAATCACTACCCTTAATACTAGAAGCTCAGTATCGTTACTATATAGTAATACTGAGAAAAAGCATGTACTATAAAACCAAACAATTCATCACATTGGTTGTTATTACATACTTTATATATCTTTCCATAttaagtttttttattttattaatttttattcctGTCTTACCTTTAAAGTTGCTCCCACCCAAAAAGAATAGCAGGTATCTACAGGCTTATTGGGTCGTCCATGATAACCAGTTTGTTGCCTCATTATACACCATCTCTTTATCCTGTTCaattctttttcagaaaaaacttCTTCTAATTTATCCATGAGACATAATGATGCAATGCCACAAAAAGTTGATCCTCCTGTTAATCATAACCAGTCAAtactttaaaattcaaataaattaactattaaatatttataaaatgcctcaGTCCTTGTCCTGACTGCCACTAACTAGATTTATGGCCTTGAACAAATTCACTTAatatctctaggcctcagttttttttaacttctcttaagttccctttcaactccaaaattctgtaatttatataatcaaattaaTATTGCAGAGCTCTGTACCTAATGTAATggttttataatttcattttatttggtctTTTTTTGTTCTCTAGAATTTCCTGGTCTTTTCTCTAGTCATTTCAACATTAAAAGGTCACATAGTTACTCAGAACAAGGATTCTCTCAACATCCTTCCCAAGTAGTCAACTAGTCACTGGAGCTGCTTCAAGTGATCAGAAAATGTATCAGTTAAGAACCATGAGATAAACAGCTTTAATTGACAATTCTGTAAAGTCAATAGTTTCAGAAGAGGCTTCCAATTGTCAcagggaggtggaggaggaaaaaaaaaagacacacagcAGAGACAGACTATGCTAAAAGAAGAATAAGGATGAAGTGGAAGAGTTTATGCCACTATATAGAATAAAATACTGTTGTATGAAAGTTGTCAAAAGGTAGCATTGCCAATGCTAAaatccaacctttttttttttttttagtgaggcaattggggttaagtgacttgcccaaggtcacatagctagtgagtgttaagtgtctgaggttgtatttgaactcaggtactcctgactccaaggcctgtgttctatccactacaccatctagctgccccataaaatccaacatttttaaaggagaaaaacccCAACTCTATATTGTTAACTAGTTAAAGATATCTTACCATGAGATTCTAGTCCAGCTCCCTGTGCCAGTCCATTGTCATaagactaaaaaataaaaataatactgttTACTGTGAAATAGTAGTTAAAAAGCTATAAGGCTTAgtggaaagaaaataagagagtCATAAATTTCAGCCTCTGATACAAATTgcctatgtgactatgggcaagtcactttatctctcactgtcccaggtaattctctaagaccatATGAACAGCTGAACAGCTAGCTGCATTGAGAGGGAATATCCCTGTGATTTTCCTATACCAATAGTCACAAGCTCGGACAAAATATAAGAACGCACTTCTTTAAAAGTCACCAATAGACAAAATTAAGTACTACTTTATCTCCTACTATTCTCTTTTGCGATTCCAAAAATACTATTTTTCCTCACAAATACAGGGCAGGATGGAGAGATGGACAGCCTTTTCAAGTACCTGACCTTCCTTTGCTCCATTAATCAGtggcaaattgaaaaaaaatgtattttaaagtactgcatattggaattaattttccaTAACGTGATCATCTAAATTAGTTATGTaggtctaattttctttttttaaaaatccattctctCCCCTTAGAATTCTTAATTCTATTATCTTATGATGCATTAGGATAGTTCACTCTCTACATTATTATAAGCATGCCTACATCTCACACAACTGTCAGGAAAGTGTTCTGAAAAACTATCAActtctatataaatatagacTACTATTGTTAGAGTTAAATGTTCAAATAActaatttacaaaatatatttactatCATAATTCAAGTTTGTTGCTTCCAAAGGCTAATAATAAAAACAGTGATAGATGAACATTtgcataaataaaaatgaataaaaattcattGATAAATAGGTCTtactaataaataaatgatagtcAAAATAGCACATCTTCATATAACAGTAGCCAAAAGACATGCTTTCCCTCCTATTATTAAAAGTATCATCTCACAGTGtggcaaagtggaaagaacactggatatgGACTGAGAGTATCTGGGttggaattctggctctgctactgtGTGACTGACCTTGGgtagtcacttcatctctctagaCTAGCAGAATTCTGAGCTCCATTCCAGCCCTTAATGTAAGCTTAAGTATATTACATTTaggtcttattcttttttttttttttttggcagggcaatgagggttaagtgacttgcccagggtcacacagctagtaagtatcaagtgtctgaggctggatttgaactcaggtcctcctgaatccagggccggtgttttatccactgcgccatctagctgcccccagcatattacatttaaataaaaatatccataatgacatttcatttatttacatttttataagcacaattaaaaatttaaaaagcaaaaattggTTTTTGGCACAAAATCCAAGACTGATGAGACCTCAGAAGGTCATCTAGGCCAACATCTAACCTGATGGCCAGACTACATGTTATTCTTTATGATTTCCAGATGAAATATTGTTACTTCACAGattcacagaatttgaaagtCTGGAAGAGGCCATATACCccaattctctaatttttttttttttgatgaagccaAAGCACAGAAAATTTGCTTAAAGCCATATAATTTCTAGATTCTGGTCCCTCCTTTTATAGGACTATATACCTAATCCAgtatactgtggaaatttatttgatttggggaccctaccttggGCTGAGATTgcaaagccttaggccctcagggtctcttctgtgtgggaggggctggtgcccctccccttctgcttctgctgagccagaaagccccatgggctgtgcaAGACGCTGGGTaggacagctggggggaaaaagcccccagctccctctgacctgagcggaagtatctgagagatgctgggctttgggtagcctgtgctgaggtacgtgaggctggagcgcacccccccaccccagccacagccctggctggcagattagcttggtctgtgggggcacaggaagccccgagatttgagtggagagaagaaaaggtatatatagacctgggagttagattaaaGGGAGTTTGGTCTAGGAGACGGGGGCTGAGAAGGGTTCGGACGGACGAGAGGAGACGGACAAGAAGAAGTCAAGAGGctgctgacgagattagaaaggttggagcatggcagactagagatggggctacaaggacgcaggagaagatgagaaggactaggagcagggaaaagagaggtcgAAGGTCAGACTGACGGAGCaaacagacagaaggtcggtgagagagaaacacaggggttcagcagtggcagtaaggaaaggaaagttagaagcagggggatttacaaagtgaaaggggctcagagttagaataaaggacctgaataccctgaggcgagaggtggctaggcccttattgtattaaaaaaggtcgaaggcagcaggtgggaaagagacacagcaAAGcactcaggttgtacattttatttccctgtattcttaattttaaatagtatctcataaataaactctgctttgattatttagttaagaggcttcttaatattttgcttatcaatttgggagtggagcagtgtggtggaactttataaacggcccacattaaattaataacaGTCAGCCcattagtcaaaagtccccagattagtcctccaatcAGCAttagcccccaaaattaggcctagtcatcaaaatatttttacatttaatgacGATCCAGATGGGACtcacggcccaattataatttctctaaacctatatcttttcatatagttataatttttcataagtccaaaattatataaattttccaggttagattagctagtgaataattatttttttataatacttTCTGCTAAGTGATAGTGACTCCCTTGTAAACATGTTTCAGTGTATAGAAATCTTTATCTGGATTTATGCCTCACATAGCTAACATAGAGCTTTCttttgggaattaaaaaaaaatttccaaaaatgTCTTCCTTGTGGacagaaacaattaacaattaaaTTATCTTCATAAAAATCCTATTCATATATTTCAAAGTCAAACCACCTCTCATGACTAATtcactcctttctttcctaaCACTTACTATTCTTATGTATTCTTTATAAGTCCTATTGTCCAGTCTTCCAGCCTCGTTATGTACctctgaattattattattattattattattattattattattatttttaaatggttcctaccctcaaagagcttactttctttttttattttttggcagggcaatgggggttcagtgacttgccccagctcacacagctagtgagtgtcaagtgtttgaggctggatttgaactcaggtcctcctaaatccagggctgctgctttatccactgcgctacctagctgccccctgaattattTTCATAGTTGTACTATTTATAaactttattaaacactttcatATATTTAGTTAAAAGCAAACCTTCCTATACATTATCTTCCATTCTTTCTAAACTTTATTATGAAATGTTAAAACTTTTTTGTCCAAACTTGCAATTTTATTGGTGTAAGGAAATTACAGGGAATAAATTCTCTCTACTTATGCATACAGCAAGTGTTCTGCATCTTATAGTCTCAAGGGTGCCTAGGACACttagagtttaagtaacttgcccagtgtcagcTAATATGTgtccagaattcatttttttcagattCCAAAGATAACTCTCTACACCAAAATACCTTGTTGacttaaaagcatttaaaaacttcatacttgggggggcagctaggtggcgcagtggatagagcaccggccctggattcaggaggacctgagttcaaatccaggatcaaacacttaacacttgctagctgtgtgaccctgggaaagtcacttaacccctgttgccctgcaaaacaaaacaaaacaaaacttcatacttgggaaataatatattttgcaaagtgaaaattttttttaaattctactcaaccttataaaagagaaaaagaaaaaggaattttgcAATGAAACTATATTTCCTTCTTAATGGTACTCTATGGGCTTTTTCAGTAAACTGCTTATACCAGAactaaagagggggaaaaaacccacatctatttttctccttaaaaaacAGTATAACTTACTGTTTCATTACAAATGCTTATAGGTCTTTGCTTTGCAAGGaaccaattaaaaaataaaataatgatccAATTACAGCAAAAGAATTTGTTTTTGAAACAGCaagacacttaaaaaaattacaatCTTGTAAATCTATAAAAATctagtaaaaggaaaaaatagcagGAAAAAAAGCACCAATTCATGTTCATGATTTTAGGAAAGTTAGTAAGGCAGCATAATGGGTAAGTTAGCCTTGGAGGTAAGAAGACCCAGTTTCTAGTTCCACCTCTGAAAATTACTGTCCAtgtcaccctggacaaatcatttcaatcaatcgatcaatcacTATTAAATGTATATGAGATTAATCCAAATATCAAGAGACAGACTCTCTGGGTAATTactaatcaatttattaattaggctagccagCAATCAATAAACTGGAATTTCTCTCTGTAACCAAAACCTTCAAGGGAAACCCTAAAACACAGGTGAAAATAACCCATGACTGGTGGACATTTAATAaggaggtgggctaaaagtcttcagttCCTCCTACTGAGAACATGGCATGATCATGAGACTATAAAGTCTCAAGAATCTGGGCAAGGAGAAGCCATTCAGAGCTCTCTAGCTATTGTTCTCCTCCATGAGCTGGGTTGCCCTAAACTTTAATGGAGGGGAACAAGGACAGAGGGCTCGTCCTCCAGGTAAAGGCTTACCTAGAATGgattctgtttatattttaaacagaAATTAGGTTTTCCAGTTGGGTAGGAACTCCTTTTCAGGCACTGGGTTTTAACTAAAATTCAAAAAAGGTGGATCACAAATAATAACagcataatattaatttcttttacctactatgtgctaggcactgtgctaaaaactggagatataaaaagaggcaaaaaatactGTCctccaagttgtggtatatgaatacaatggaatactattgtgctgtaagaaatgatgagcaggaggagttcagagaaacctggagggtcttacgtgagctgatgatgagtgagatgagaagaaccagaagaacattgtacacagtatcatcaacattgagtgctgacctactgtgatggactatattcttctcaccaatgcaatggtacagaagagttccagggaactcatgatagaagaggatctccaaatccaagaaaaaaaagaactgtggagtatagatgctgattgaaccatactatttcttttgttttgggtgctattgtgttttttttctattttgaggttttgcattactgctctgattttttctcttataacaggattaatgaagaaataggattaatgttattatgtgtgtatatatatatgtatatgtatatagatatatagatataacctatatcagattacctgctgtctaggggatgggggagggagaaaaatctgaaattgtaaagcttgtataaacaaaagttgagaactatctttacatgtaacggaaaaaataaaataccttatatgtaattaaaaaaaaaaagaaaaaaagaaaaaaagagaaaaaaatactgtcctcaaagagattacaatctaatgagggagacaacatgtaaacatatacaaagtaagctatatacagcacaaatagaaaataataaacagaggtaaggtactagaattaagagaggttggggaaggcttcctgtagaaggtacaATTTTAGGTgggccttaaaggaagccagggaggtcaatagCAGTTCATAGTTCTCTAAGATTACAAGTGAAGAGGCTGTGTCCTGAATGTCCAGTCCTTATCCTATTCGTGATTttataaaggagaaggaaagggaaaatagtatCAATCTCAAATTATTGTCATTAAGAATTgctaaagaggggcagctaggtggtgcagtggataaagcattggccctggattcaggaggacctgagttcaaatctggcctcagacacttgacacttgctagctgtgtgaccctgggcaagtcacttaaccctcattgccccgcaaaaaaccaaaaaaaaacaaaaaaaaaaagaattgctaaagagggggcagctaggtggagcagtggacagagcactggccctggagtcagaaggacctgagttcaaatccggcttcagatacttaacacttattagctgtgtgactctaggcaagtcacttaatcccaactgcctcacaaaaaaaaaaaaaagaatggctaaaGAAGATCTTAAAATTATATCAAGGCAAATCTCATTAAATACCACAGGAATTGGAGCTGAAAAAAGGTCATCCCTTTTCAAATATGgaaactagaattaagagaggtttaGAAACTTGCCCAATGTTACATCAAAAGACCTAGCTTCCAACAATTAgtagcaagtcacctaacttctgcaAGTCTAAGTTCCTTCCTGTAGGTTAATAACTATAGTACCTATTCTCATCTATAGgttgtatggggtgttcaggaaaaCTAGCACCTCGTTTGAGGGCTTGCCAAGGCTCtttagggctgctcatctacaTTCAGTATCCACCTGATTCACTCAACTCTCacatgtggctccaagaagctgtaatatGGCGCAGCTGCCACACCCTgataaaccatctcagcagatgggctaaccCAGGGTGAGGGTAAGCAACAGGCTTCAAACCTGTCTGTAGGTtgggagatgtctaccccaagtacatgaagactttccctggaggaatgggcagatgagaacaatttattccaatggacATGAAGCATGGTCAGGCATCAAGGACACCATGGTCATCTACTGCATTCCAGACAATCGTCAATCATCCTGCCACTTCAATGACTCGagaagagacagtgaggctgacaactttgtgcaactctgcctcacttaaatccaatttatgaaCAAGTCAAGACACTGCCCCGTGATGtcgttggtcctcttcaaaaacgaaggacaaacaacaaccatagGGATGTTGTAAAGCTTTAATGGGATATGGTAGGTAAAGAAATTTGAAAACTTTAAGATGTTATATGTAATCGTTTCTATTAAgtaacaaagggggaaaaagcatTCTTCAGCAAAACTCACCATACTTCTTCTAATATAGTCTATGGCTTTCTTCATGTCCATGCCTGACCAATTGTTGAGCATATAGCAAATACAGGAAGCACAGTAGACAAACCTCATGTCATTCTCACTACCTTCAGGTATAGCacaaaaactgaaagaaataaagattttgcatatattcatatttattcacTTCGTTTTTATGTTACACATACAATGGTTtctccccattaaaatataagttccttttgAGTAGGGattcttcattctttgtactcATGTACTCAGttcttaatacagtgcctgagagagttggtgcttaataaatgcttattgtctggTATATTTCAATCAGATATTCTGTAGATACTGTCAAGTGATAGCAGGTTCAGTTAAATTCTCATCCGAGGTCCCCACCCTAGGATCCAATAAGGAAATCCTCAAGAAGAATATAGCCTGAGAACAatgctttacttttaaaaaataaagtccttaACTGTTTcacttcaatttcttcacctagAGGATTCCACTAGATTAACCTTtaggtcctttgtagttctaAAAAGTACAATATATTAGTTGCAAAAAACCTATTCTTTATTTAGGAATATCCTGTGGACAGTAAAATCTTAGTAGCACTGAACTGGTTCTTCTATTAGAAGGTCAACCACAGATGATAAAAGCAGAGCCAGGAAGTAAATGAAAACTTGAATTTCGTGCTATTAAAGCAGTCTTGACAATGTTATTAGAGCCCCAAGTCTATATAATATGCTATTAAGTTCTAATTTAACCTCCACTTAAAAAAATCCCAGAATATATTAAATTATGTTTAAACTCAAACtaatacatttatttctatatttataccaacattttccttttattattactTCACTACTAGATTTCTTTACTTCACTggtttcctttctattttattttattatttttgctggacaatgagggttaagttcctttctaatttaaaaacaatagtttaggaattgtaaaatgctttaaggtttacaaagcactttgtgatCACCACATGCTTCAAAAATTGTTTAATTATTTGTACTTTCACTTCTAGAGGGTAGAACAGTGCCCAAtccacagaaggcacttaataaatatctgacattcaaaaaaaaccccatgttTTCTTCAAAATTATCCACATACTTCCATTCTGAAGGAAAAGATTATTTAATTAGGTACTTACTCTATATTGTTTGGATCTAATAAAAAGATTATTGCCACTACAACAATCACCATTTTTAATCATGAAAGGAATCAGAGGCAATTTTCTTTATTAGGAATTCAACTACATACAGGTTGTCATTCATACCAACCTTTGGTTGGTTCAAATAAGAGtttaaaatactaaaaagaaaaaactgttataccccctctttttatttcattcatatcTATTCAAATCAAGTAACTTATCTCTTAAAAAGTGACAAAGAATTAATCATACCTTCCATCTTCCAGCTGAAGTGCTCTCAATCCTGCTAAGCAGGCTTCTTTATTTACTCTACTTAAATCATCTCCAAGAATAACTAAACATGAAAGACCAGTATAAGTCATTGCTATATGTCCACTGTCGTAAGGATGAGCTGTGCCAAGATCCTAAATTTAAGATGATAATACAATTACAATTAGGAAATTGGTTGTCATACCAATAAACAAACTAGTGTTACATGACTAGTGAATAATCAGATTAGATTTAACTTCCTAATACTTTACAGGTGGAAAGCATCTTAAAGGAAGTCTAAGAAAAACCACAATTCTATCACATACAAATATCAATAACAATGGACATTACATGTATtccaatataaatttaaaatttatcctGCTTAAGTTCAAAATTGCcaacattataaatatattataaatacttCCTGTGATTCATTAGTTTATTCAAGCTATAGTTAAATCAGGTACTCTTTCTTCTGAATGATAAAGActatacaattaatttttttctaaacttGAGCACTAAAAGTATTAATATCATGAAAATATTTGCAATAACTTTAATAAAATCCAGCCTCCCTCCC includes:
- the PGGT1B gene encoding LOW QUALITY PROTEIN: geranylgeranyl transferase type-1 subunit beta (The sequence of the model RefSeq protein was modified relative to this genomic sequence to represent the inferred CDS: deleted 2 bases in 2 codons); this encodes MAAEGECLTLVDGDVERLDFLRDRHVRFFQRCLQVLPERYSSLETSRLTIAFFALSGLDMLDSLDVVNKDDIIEWIYSLQVLPTEDRSNLNRCGFRGSSYLCIPFNPSKDLGTAHPYDSGHIAMTYTGLSCLVILGDDLSRVNKEACLAGLRALQLEDGSFCAIPEGSENDMRFVYCASCICYMLNNWSGMDMKKAIDYIRRSMSYDNGLAQGAGLESHGGSTFCGIASLCLMDKLEEVFSEKELNRIKRWCIMRQQTGYHGRPNKPVDTCYSFWVGATLKLLKIFQYTNFEKNRNYILSTQDRLVGGFAKWPDSHPDALHAYFGICGLSLMEESGICKVHPALNISTRTSERLQDLHQSWKTKDSKQCSENMYIST